Within the Zea mays cultivar B73 chromosome 10, Zm-B73-REFERENCE-NAM-5.0, whole genome shotgun sequence genome, the region ATACCCTATAGAAATTCTACTCTTTCTTATAGTTCACTTCACTTCATAATtgatctaagtttaatactcaccttgtgagagcaattaagtgaaaaaTTTCACTCCTGTTATCCTCTTCATTCGGACTTAGCTCTTGCTTTTactaatccaatattagtccaagtttgttttgtgagctaatttttataggatcacttattcaccccctcCAGGTGCTCTCACAAGTACAATCGACAACCAAGAGACTCTATTATATAATGGAGTGTCTATAGATGTAGTTTATTAATAAATGCATAAGTGAATGCGTCTGTATAGCATCAAATAGATATAACAGACGATGTATTTGTACAAGAGAAGTGAAGGCTTCTTTTATTACTTGGGTATGAGCCAAGACTTTTCTTCACGGTCCACGATTGTTTTTTTGCAAATACTCTCTTTAGACACTTCAAAAGGCTCTATATTAAACACTACTGTACATGCCCTAATACCGTCGGCTTGTGTATTGAACCGACTGCAATTGTATACACCAGGTACGATGTTTGGTTTATAaagactaatttttagttcctccattttattttattttagtttttAAATTAATAAATATAAAAACTACGTATTTAGTaatttagaaactaaaataaaataaaatagaaacacCGTTAACCGATCTGTCTATGACCGACCCTGGTTAGAAGGACATTTCTGTCGGTTAGGAATTAGAAACGACGAACCGACCTTTATTTTGCTAAAATATTTTCTGACAGTGACAGAAGGTTTGGTTCCGATCGAGAGTGAAGACATAATGAAAATGGTCACTATTTCCATTCAAAACTTGACAAAAGCGCCAAAACCCCTTCAACTTTAGGAATTGTAATATAATTGGGTTGGCTATTTGGTTTGCTATTTAACATCCCATCACTTTTCAAAGTTTAAATATAAAACTATCTCAAATTAATAAAGTGGGAAGTGAAAATTAATTTTATGTATCACCAGACATGCTCTTCGAACTCGTTTTCCTATATTACAAATGTAGCACATATATAAATATCTTTCTCATGTGACCAACACTAgtatataaaaatatatttacCATATTAACTTAATTAACCTATATCTAAATTATGAATTTTAGAATAgaattttcaatattcaaaggatCTAAACGGACCCTTGTAGAAAAGCTTAAGCTTCGACAGCGTGGAGATGAATTCTCTCTTTGAAAATCTGAACTGGCTGTACGTACGAACTAAGATGCCGTTTGGTTcacaaaatgtaacgtaaatggtaatggtaaCGATTCACGTTCAAATACcggcggtaacaaatttgaataaggaGGTATCCATTTATAATGTGGTATCGATTACGGTTGAACTTAAACAAACATAATTTAACGTTATtggttacccattacgttaccaaTATGTGAATCAAACTGCACCTAAGTTAACTAGCTAGCCTAGCTTCCAGAAACTTGACGCAGGTGTTATGTCTTCTACGACCTGCCTTTTTCCACACACCTTAGCTTATTGTACATCTTTTTCAGGTATGGTCACTCTCTCGATCGACTTGTCAACAAAGCATCTAGAAACAATTGAACTAAAATGATGGCTCGTAAAGTGCACACGTGTATGTTTGTTAAGCCCAGTAGTACGTCCCTCGAAACAGTAAACTTTACTATATAGACTTTGTGCACGTTTCGTATATACGTCATAATACGAACTTATTCATCGCCATTTTCAACAAGCCAGTAATAAAAGATAAAGAGGGATCACACGTTATTTTCTTTAAATACACACACGAAatgctcgattgcatttatccccTAAAAATTAAACACATATACCCACACTATATTCTATTAGGCCACTCGTAATAAGAGTTTCATGGACACTAAATAAATAAGCTAGCATGCATGACATGGTCTACGTAAAGAAATCGATGGTAAAAATTTTATATGATAAAATAAGTTTTATGAAGATAAAAACTTTACATTGTTTCTAACAGCTACAGTCTTAAAAACTGGGACATGAAAAGGAAATAGTAACCACTGAGACTGGCCTCCTTCTCCTAGCCTCTCCGAGAGACCGGAACGGAAGATTTTAAAATTAACATAGTCAGCACAAGGTGACTTCTTGTCGACATATAGCCAGGGAGCCTACCTAATAAAAACTGTCTCCAATTTATAAAATAAACCAATCTAGAAAAACGCCAGACATGCTAACTAtttttttctattttaaattataaaacatatttttcttttgCTTACTTATATAGATATACTATGATTTATATTCAAAATCTACTAAAAAAACTATCCATCTGAAAATATTTTTTTGTAATTTAAAACAGTAAAAGTACTGTATAATATAGATGTGCATCATGGTCAGATTATGCAGCCTTCGGATGCTTCCACATCAACGTCAGCAGACACCAGTCTACCTTACCTACGCAGAAAGCAAAGCGTTTTATTCAACGACAGGCTCAGCGGCCGCGAGGCCACAAAAGGCAGGCATGGCGTGGCAAACCATCACggcatctctctctctagtctctaCTTTTTCATCAGTCATCACCGCAACACAAACACGGCCTTCACAAGACGCAAAAGGGCACACACCTCTTTCTAGCTTCTATACACACACCTCGAGCTCACATACACTCCCATCTCCCCCTCTatctggagagagagagagaaagagacatGGGGTCATCTCTCTCCCCGTCATCCGTCGCCGCGCTCACCACCGCAGCCCATGGGCACCGCTACCAcctgtcctcctcctcctcctccgactACTACGAAGACGACGGCTTCGAGTTCACGCCACTCCTACCCAGGCCGCGGCGCCGGCACAGCGCGCGCACGGAGCGTCCAAGAACCGTCGCCCAGGCTGCGGCCACGACGGCGGCCCAGCCGCAGCCTCCCCAGCTGCGCGCGCGCCGCGGAGCGCCAAGCGTCGTGGCCGCGACGCCGGCGGCGCCACCAACACCAAGGAAGCAGCAGGTGCGGTGGCACGACATGGCGTTCGGGTCCGCGCGCGTGCCGGCGGCCATGGACATGGGCGAGATCAGGAGGCGCCTGAGGGCGCGGCAGCTGGCTCTGGCCGGTGGCCCCGCCGGGAACGAGCGGCCGCCATCCTCCGCCGCGGGGTGGGCGCCGTGGAGGCTCATACGGTCGCTCAGCTGCAAGGGCCTCGAGCCCGTGGCGGCTGCCGCGGCGCCGGTGAGGCTGGTGTAGTGTAGGCACGTACGTACAGTCAGTACGGTCTGAGCCTACGATCGACAGAGCGATCGAGGTGGACGTAACGTACGACGTACGTACGGCAGGTGTTGGTGTTGGACTGTTGGTTATGGATCGAGGCTGTGCTGGTGCGGCCCGTGAAGGCCGAGAGTGCGGCGCCGGCCGGTGAACCGGCGCGTGCACGGCGGCGTGCGTGGCGTCACGCGAGTGGCGCCAAATGTTGTTGGTGGAAGTTGAAAGGCACGAGCAAAGGCGGTGCCTATTGTTAGTGTTCAGCTTCGTTTTTCGTCGTGTTTCTGGTTTCAATAAACCTTTTCCCTCTTTCTTTCTGTTTGGGTGTTTAATGTTGGGAGATCAGCTGTGGCTAGGGCATGCATGTACAACTCTAAGGTTGTCTCTGTATTTTTTCTCTATATATGTCATTTATAGTTTTTTCTAAAAGGTATATCTTCTTTTTCTCCGGCAACATTTTCTAAATCTCTACTACAGTAGTACTATTCTTCTCAAACAGTAGCTGGACTTTCTCGACTAGTAGCAGTTGTAGCCTCACTCAACCCACACTACTGACTACCCCACCATGCACGCCGAGATGGACCAGATATATGGTTGTTGCCACACATATCATCCGCCGCAACTGCATGCCTTTTTGTACGGTGTTTCTGCCTCCCGCGCCACAGATGGGAATAGGACAGCGGACACCGAGTGACCCGCCAGCTATATCGTGCGTGCGAGTAGTCCGCTGCGAGTAGTCCGCTACTTTAGCGGAGTAAGACTGGCTCCAGCAATACACAGTAAAGCGTCCTGTACTTAGAGTTCAGACACGTCCTCTACGCGCCCAGCAAGGTACTCTATATGGCACTCTAAATTTTAGAGGACGCCGCACGTACCCTAGATGTGGAGAATTCCAGACGTCCGGTATCCGGGCGAGGGGTCGGGCTCGCGCGGGGGTGAAAAATCCGGAGGCGCTGTTGTGCCGTCGCTGGCGACTTCGATCCATCTCGGCGAGGGGGCCTCGCGGCGctgctcctcggcggcgacggccaAGCTGGGCTCCAAGAGGCCATGCTCGAGCGGGTCCGGAGGCGGACCGCTCTCGGTGGCTGGAGGCAAGGAGGTGGGCGTCGacgactcaaagatccaaggagcGGGTGCGACCGTCGGTGTTCGTCGCCGTCGAACCACCATCGCCAAGAAGCTGAGAAGATCCACGACGCCGATGAAGGAAGGTGGGGAGAAACGCAAGCGCATCTCGACGCCGCCATCGTCATCGTCTTCCATTAGGTCGGGTGGTCCAGATCCGAAGAAAAAAAGGTAAACATTGAAGATCGATTTTGCTTTCTATGATTCTAGTACTTCAAATGCTACAACTCGTCCAGATCTAGGGTTCGGTTCACCGTTTTCTGTTCATAATTTTGGTTGGCATTAAGAAAATTTGATTGTGGTACAAGCTTTCTCTGTTCTAGTCATCGATGTGTATTTACAAATACATGGGTTTAGGTTTTAGACAGACTGAATCATGACCACTATGATATCTCTTGATAATTGATGTTCACATTAAGCAAATATCTTTGTGCTA harbors:
- the LOC103641199 gene encoding uncharacterized protein, coding for MGSSLSPSSVAALTTAAHGHRYHLSSSSSSDYYEDDGFEFTPLLPRPRRRHSARTERPRTVAQAAATTAAQPQPPQLRARRGAPSVVAATPAAPPTPRKQQVRWHDMAFGSARVPAAMDMGEIRRRLRARQLALAGGPAGNERPPSSAAGWAPWRLIRSLSCKGLEPVAAAAAPVRLV